Proteins co-encoded in one Streptomyces sp. NBC_01283 genomic window:
- a CDS encoding ThiF family adenylyltransferase, with the protein MHPILKPALRRGWRDLNTIQFGVAPAHALTLGPVDTATSSFLQLLDGTRGLPLLRAEGKRMGLPGDHVDKLVRRLSRAGLLDDATGGGAAADALRRRTSAMDRLRPDLATLSVVTREPGDGMRRLAARRAMRVQVRGAGRVGAVVASVLSGAGVGQVDVMEGGVVEPWDVAPGGLPAEAVGDRRDAAARRLVRQSAPDRPPRRGRREAGAPAEGEPGLSLVIIAPRDGLAVHAPDPLTAEPLVASGTPHLYAGVIEGTGVVGPLVLPGMTACANCLALDRADRDPTWPRMLAQWRSGRARHVHACDLALSTTVAGLAAAHALAFLDGAAPAGAGVRWEASVPGFDWHARPVPPHLTCPCGAGEVDNGEHPAGDEEPHDTMAG; encoded by the coding sequence ATGCATCCGATCTTGAAACCGGCGCTGCGGCGCGGCTGGCGCGATCTGAACACGATCCAGTTCGGCGTGGCGCCCGCCCATGCCCTGACGCTCGGACCGGTGGACACGGCGACGAGCAGCTTTCTCCAGCTCCTGGACGGGACGCGCGGATTGCCGCTCCTGCGTGCCGAGGGCAAGCGGATGGGCCTGCCCGGCGATCACGTGGACAAGCTGGTGCGGCGGCTGTCCAGAGCCGGGCTCCTCGATGACGCGACGGGCGGCGGTGCGGCGGCCGACGCCCTGCGCAGGAGGACATCGGCCATGGACCGGCTGCGCCCGGATCTGGCCACCCTGTCGGTCGTGACCCGCGAACCGGGTGACGGGATGCGGAGGCTGGCGGCGCGTCGCGCGATGCGGGTGCAGGTGCGGGGAGCGGGCCGGGTGGGGGCGGTGGTGGCCTCGGTCCTCTCCGGTGCCGGCGTGGGGCAGGTCGACGTGATGGAGGGAGGAGTCGTCGAGCCCTGGGACGTGGCGCCGGGCGGTCTGCCCGCCGAAGCGGTCGGCGACCGCAGGGACGCGGCAGCGCGGCGGCTCGTGCGGCAGTCGGCTCCGGACCGGCCGCCCCGCCGGGGCCGGAGGGAAGCGGGGGCGCCGGCCGAAGGGGAGCCGGGTCTCTCCCTCGTGATCATCGCCCCGCGGGACGGCCTCGCCGTTCACGCGCCCGACCCGCTCACCGCCGAGCCGCTCGTCGCATCGGGGACGCCTCATCTCTATGCGGGGGTGATCGAGGGAACCGGAGTGGTCGGGCCGCTCGTCTTGCCGGGGATGACAGCCTGCGCGAACTGTCTGGCACTGGATCGCGCCGACCGGGATCCGACCTGGCCGCGCATGCTGGCGCAGTGGCGTTCGGGACGCGCGCGCCATGTTCACGCCTGTGATCTGGCGCTGTCGACCACGGTCGCCGGCCTCGCCGCGGCGCATGCCCTGGCCTTTCTGGACGGGGCGGCACCGGCGGGCGCGGGGGTTCGCTGGGAGGCGTCCGTGCCCGGATTCGACTGGCATGCACGGCCGGTGCCACCCCATCTCACGTGCCCATGTGGGGCGGGTGAGGTGGATAACGGGGAACACCCCGCCGGGGACGAGGAGCCGCACGACACAATGGCCGGGTAA
- a CDS encoding ABC1 kinase family protein, producing MSDLPRKAVTRTAKLAALPLGFAGRATWGLGKRIGGKSAEIVGRELQQRTADQLFKVLGELKGGAMKFGQALSVFESALPEEVAGPYRAALTKLQEAAPPMPTRTVHAVLAERLGEDWRALFLEFEDKPAAAASIGQVHRAVWADGREVAVKVQYPGAGEALLSDLNQLSRFARLLGPLIPGMDIKPLIAELRDRVSEELDYSLEAQAQQAHAEEFADDPDVAVPDVVHQCEQVLVTEWMDGIPLSDVIADGSQEQRDRAGQLLARFLFSGPARTGLLHADPHPGNFRLLPDEKDGWRLGVLDFGTVDRLPGGLPPTIGRSLRMTLDGEADAVYAMLREEDFVQESVELEPDAVLDYLLPIIEPMLVEEFTFTRGWMRGQAARVADPRSPAYQLGKRLNLPPSYLLIHRVTLSTIGVLCQLGATVRMRDELEEWLPGFLEEESEEQEPQEEDPAAEA from the coding sequence ATGTCTGATCTTCCCCGGAAGGCGGTAACCCGTACCGCCAAACTGGCCGCGCTGCCACTCGGCTTCGCCGGGCGGGCGACCTGGGGGCTCGGCAAGCGGATCGGGGGCAAGTCGGCGGAGATCGTCGGCCGTGAGCTGCAACAGCGCACGGCGGATCAGCTGTTCAAGGTCCTCGGCGAGCTCAAGGGCGGGGCCATGAAGTTCGGCCAGGCGCTGTCGGTCTTCGAGTCGGCGCTGCCGGAGGAGGTCGCGGGGCCCTATCGCGCCGCGCTGACGAAGCTGCAGGAAGCGGCTCCGCCGATGCCTACGCGCACCGTGCACGCCGTGCTCGCGGAGCGGCTCGGCGAGGACTGGCGCGCGCTGTTCCTGGAGTTTGAGGACAAGCCGGCCGCGGCCGCCTCGATAGGACAGGTCCACCGGGCGGTGTGGGCGGACGGGCGCGAGGTCGCGGTCAAGGTGCAGTATCCGGGGGCGGGCGAAGCGCTGCTCTCCGACCTGAACCAGCTCAGCCGGTTCGCCCGACTTCTGGGGCCGCTGATTCCGGGCATGGACATCAAGCCGCTCATCGCGGAGCTGCGCGACCGGGTCTCCGAGGAGCTCGACTACAGCCTGGAGGCCCAGGCGCAGCAGGCGCACGCCGAGGAGTTCGCGGACGATCCGGATGTCGCGGTGCCCGATGTGGTGCATCAGTGCGAGCAGGTCCTGGTGACCGAGTGGATGGACGGGATCCCCCTCTCGGACGTGATCGCGGACGGCTCCCAGGAGCAGCGCGACCGGGCGGGACAGCTCCTCGCCCGCTTCCTCTTCTCGGGTCCGGCGCGCACGGGCCTGCTGCACGCCGACCCGCATCCGGGCAACTTCCGTCTGCTGCCCGACGAGAAGGACGGCTGGCGGCTCGGGGTTCTCGACTTCGGAACGGTGGACCGGCTGCCCGGCGGGCTCCCGCCGACCATCGGCCGTTCCCTGCGGATGACGCTCGACGGCGAGGCCGACGCGGTCTACGCGATGTTGCGCGAGGAGGACTTCGTCCAGGAGTCCGTGGAGCTCGAACCGGACGCGGTGCTCGACTATCTGCTGCCGATCATCGAACCGATGCTGGTGGAGGAGTTCACCTTCACCCGCGGCTGGATGCGCGGCCAGGCCGCGCGGGTGGCCGATCCCCGCTCCCCCGCCTACCAGTTGGGCAAGCGGCTGAATCTCCCGCCGTCGTACCTGCTGATCCATCGTGTGACGTTGAGCACGATAGGGGTGCTCTGTCAGCTCGGGGCGACGGTGCGGATGCGGGACGAGCTCGAGGAGTGGCTGCCGGGCTTCCTGGAGGAGGAGTCGGAGGAGCAGGAGCCTCAGGAGGAAGACCCGGCGGCCGAGGCCTGA
- a CDS encoding WhiB family transcriptional regulator — protein MQLEAHAPSVPPSETLPPPAPTEDPTLTPLTALTALDDAIENLGVPVPCRAYDPEVFFAESPADVEYAKSLCRTCPLMEACLAGAKERREPWGVWGGELFVQGVVVARKRPRGRPRKNPVAA, from the coding sequence GTGCAACTCGAAGCGCACGCCCCGTCCGTACCGCCTTCAGAGACTCTCCCCCCGCCCGCTCCCACGGAGGACCCGACCTTGACTCCCCTCACTGCGCTCACCGCGCTCGACGACGCCATCGAGAACCTCGGCGTACCCGTCCCGTGCCGTGCCTACGACCCGGAGGTCTTCTTCGCCGAGTCGCCCGCCGACGTCGAGTACGCCAAGTCCCTCTGCCGTACCTGCCCGCTGATGGAGGCCTGCCTGGCCGGCGCCAAGGAGCGGCGTGAGCCGTGGGGCGTCTGGGGCGGCGAGCTCTTCGTCCAGGGTGTGGTCGTTGCCCGCAAGCGTCCGCGTGGCCGTCCGCGCAAGAACCCGGTCGCCGCATGA
- a CDS encoding ATP-dependent DNA helicase UvrD2, with the protein MTAATHSTLFPQVPDSADAVLAGLDPEQREVATALHGPVCVLAGAGTGKTRAITHRIAYGVRAGILQPASVLAVTFTNRAAGEMRGRLRQLGASGVQARTFHSAALRQLQFFWPKAVGGQLPRIVDRKIKLVADAAAASRIRLDRNELRDVTSEIEWSKVTQTVPADYAAAAAKSGRLIPRDSAEIAQIYGAYEDLKRDRSVIDFEDVLLLAVGILQDRHDIADQVRAQYQHFVVDEYQDVSPLQQRLLELWLGDRDSLCVVGDASQTIYSFTGATPDHLLNFRTRHPGATVVKLVRDYRSTPQVVHLANGLLSQARGRAADHRLELISQRDAGAEPFYTEYADEPAEAEGAARRIRALIADGTPASEIAVLFRTNSQSEIYEQALADAGVAYQLRGAERFFERTEVREAGAALRGAARFGGNDSLLDDVVDLPSQVRAVLSTKGWTTQPPAGSGAARDRWESLAALVRLAEDFARAKPDATLSDLVGELDERANAQHAPTVEGVTLASLHAAKGLEWDAVFLVGLAEGMMPITYAKTDEQVEEERRLLYVGVTRARLHLSLSWALSRSPGGRAGRRPSRFLDGLRPGSGAGTGARAAGGGPGGVERGTGGEESGGSRSRRRTGRSPARCRVCGRSLTDAGEMKLMRCEDCPSDMDEGLYERLREWRSGQAELLGQPAYCVFTDKTLIAIAEASPDEEGELARIPGVGVRKLNRFGSDVLAICAGEERVRGADGN; encoded by the coding sequence GTGACAGCAGCAACGCACTCCACCCTCTTCCCGCAGGTCCCGGACTCTGCCGACGCGGTGCTCGCCGGGCTCGACCCCGAGCAGCGCGAGGTGGCCACCGCCCTGCACGGGCCGGTGTGTGTCCTGGCAGGCGCCGGCACGGGCAAGACCCGGGCGATCACGCACCGGATCGCCTATGGCGTGCGCGCCGGAATCCTCCAGCCCGCCAGCGTGCTCGCCGTCACGTTCACCAACCGCGCGGCGGGCGAGATGCGCGGCCGCCTCCGCCAGCTCGGCGCCTCCGGGGTCCAGGCGCGTACGTTCCACTCCGCCGCCCTGCGCCAGCTCCAGTTCTTCTGGCCGAAAGCAGTCGGCGGCCAGCTGCCGCGGATCGTCGACCGCAAGATCAAGCTCGTCGCGGACGCCGCGGCCGCCTCCCGCATCCGCCTCGACCGCAATGAACTGCGCGACGTGACGAGCGAGATCGAGTGGTCCAAGGTCACCCAGACCGTCCCCGCGGACTATGCGGCCGCCGCCGCGAAGTCCGGCCGCCTGATCCCCCGGGACTCGGCGGAGATCGCCCAGATCTACGGGGCGTACGAAGATCTCAAGCGCGACCGCTCCGTCATCGACTTCGAGGACGTCCTGCTCCTGGCCGTCGGCATCCTCCAGGACCGCCACGACATCGCCGACCAGGTCCGCGCCCAGTACCAGCACTTCGTGGTCGACGAGTACCAGGACGTCAGCCCGCTCCAGCAGCGTCTCCTTGAGCTGTGGCTCGGTGACCGCGACAGCCTCTGCGTCGTCGGCGACGCCAGCCAGACGATCTACTCCTTCACCGGCGCGACCCCCGACCACCTGCTGAACTTCCGCACCCGCCACCCCGGGGCGACGGTCGTCAAGCTCGTCCGGGACTACCGCTCCACGCCCCAGGTCGTCCACCTCGCCAACGGCCTGCTCTCCCAGGCCCGCGGTCGCGCCGCGGACCACCGCCTCGAACTGATCTCCCAGCGCGACGCCGGAGCCGAACCGTTCTACACGGAGTACGCGGACGAGCCCGCCGAGGCCGAAGGTGCCGCCCGCCGCATCCGCGCCCTCATCGCCGACGGCACCCCGGCGAGCGAGATCGCCGTCCTGTTCCGCACGAACTCCCAGTCCGAGATCTACGAGCAGGCGCTCGCCGACGCCGGTGTGGCCTACCAGCTGCGCGGCGCCGAGCGCTTCTTCGAGCGCACCGAGGTCCGGGAGGCGGGCGCGGCCCTGCGCGGCGCGGCCCGCTTCGGGGGCAACGACTCCCTGCTCGACGACGTCGTCGACCTGCCCTCGCAGGTGCGGGCCGTGCTCTCCACGAAGGGCTGGACGACCCAGCCCCCGGCGGGCTCCGGCGCGGCCCGCGACCGCTGGGAGTCCCTGGCGGCCCTGGTGCGCCTCGCCGAGGACTTCGCGCGGGCCAAGCCCGACGCGACGCTCTCCGACCTCGTGGGGGAGCTCGACGAGCGCGCCAACGCCCAGCACGCGCCGACCGTCGAGGGCGTCACCCTCGCCTCGCTGCACGCCGCCAAGGGCCTGGAGTGGGACGCCGTCTTCCTGGTCGGTCTCGCCGAGGGCATGATGCCGATCACGTACGCCAAGACCGACGAGCAGGTGGAGGAGGAGCGCCGCCTCCTGTACGTGGGCGTCACCCGGGCCCGTCTCCACCTCTCCCTCTCCTGGGCACTGTCCCGCTCGCCGGGCGGTCGCGCCGGACGCCGGCCCAGCCGCTTCCTGGACGGGCTGCGCCCGGGCTCGGGGGCGGGCACCGGAGCGCGTGCCGCGGGCGGCGGACCCGGCGGTGTCGAGCGCGGCACCGGCGGCGAGGAGAGCGGCGGCAGCCGGAGCCGCCGAAGGACGGGCAGGTCACCGGCCCGGTGCCGGGTCTGCGGGCGGTCCCTGACCGACGCGGGCGAGATGAAGCTGATGCGGTGCGAGGACTGCCCGTCCGACATGGACGAAGGGCTCTACGAACGGCTTCGGGAGTGGCGTTCGGGCCAGGCGGAGCTCCTCGGACAGCCCGCGTACTGCGTGTTCACGGACAAGACCTTGATCGCCATCGCGGAGGCCTCGCCCGACGAGGAGGGCGAGCTGGCCCGGATCCCGGGCGTCGGCGTGCGCAAGCTCAACCGATTCGGATCTGATGTCCTCGCCATCTGTGCAGGTGAGGAGCGTGTAAGGGGCGCCGATGGCAACTGA
- a CDS encoding mycoredoxin: MPGTVTMYSTTWCGYCRRLKGQMDREGITYNEINIEHDPDSATFVEKANGGNQTVPTVLFPDGSTLTNPSLAQVKQKLAA; the protein is encoded by the coding sequence ATGCCGGGCACTGTGACGATGTACAGCACCACGTGGTGCGGCTACTGCCGCCGGCTCAAGGGCCAGATGGACCGCGAGGGCATCACGTACAACGAGATCAACATTGAGCACGACCCGGATTCCGCGACCTTCGTCGAGAAGGCGAACGGCGGAAACCAGACGGTTCCCACCGTTCTCTTCCCGGACGGCTCGACGCTGACGAATCCGTCGCTGGCCCAGGTGAAGCAGAAGCTGGCCGCCTGA
- the nudC gene encoding NAD(+) diphosphatase, translating into MTTWTDRTADRPVSLTAPSGIDRAAHHRLDEAWLAAAWSHPTTRVFVVSGGQVLIDETPDGSTELVMTPSFEAPLTEAHRYFLGTDDDGVSYFALQKDSLPGRMDQQARPAGLREAGLLLSPRDAGLMVHAVALENWQRLHRFCSRCGERTVIAAAGHIRRCQACGAEHYPRTDPAVIMLVTDDQDRALLGRQVHWPEGRFSTLAGFVEPGESIETSVRREVWEEAGVTVGDVEYVASQPWPFPSSLMLGFMASATTYEINVDGEEISEARWFSREDLRAAFESGEVLPPYGISIAARLIELWYGKPLPKPGTVG; encoded by the coding sequence GTGACCACCTGGACCGACCGCACCGCTGACCGTCCCGTCTCGCTCACCGCACCGAGCGGCATCGATCGCGCAGCCCACCACCGCCTCGACGAGGCCTGGCTCGCCGCCGCCTGGAGCCACCCCACGACACGGGTCTTCGTCGTCTCCGGCGGCCAGGTACTGATCGACGAGACGCCGGACGGCAGCACTGAACTGGTGATGACCCCGTCCTTCGAGGCGCCCCTCACCGAGGCGCACCGCTACTTCCTGGGCACGGACGACGACGGCGTCAGCTACTTCGCCCTGCAGAAGGACTCCCTGCCGGGCCGCATGGACCAGCAGGCGCGCCCCGCGGGTCTGCGCGAGGCGGGACTCCTCCTGTCGCCCCGTGATGCGGGCCTGATGGTGCACGCCGTGGCCCTGGAGAACTGGCAGCGCCTGCACCGCTTCTGCTCGCGCTGCGGCGAGCGCACCGTCATCGCGGCGGCCGGCCACATCCGTCGCTGCCAGGCGTGCGGCGCCGAGCACTACCCGCGTACGGACCCGGCCGTGATCATGCTCGTGACGGACGACCAGGACCGTGCGCTCCTCGGCCGCCAGGTGCACTGGCCCGAGGGCCGCTTCTCGACGCTCGCGGGCTTCGTGGAGCCGGGCGAGTCCATCGAGACGTCGGTGCGGCGCGAGGTCTGGGAGGAGGCCGGTGTCACGGTCGGCGACGTCGAGTACGTCGCGAGCCAGCCCTGGCCGTTCCCCTCCAGCCTCATGCTGGGCTTCATGGCCAGCGCCACGACGTACGAGATCAACGTGGACGGCGAGGAGATCTCCGAGGCCCGCTGGTTCTCCCGGGAAGACCTGCGGGCCGCATTCGAGTCCGGGGAGGTCCTGCCTCCCTACGGGATCTCGATTGCGGCCCGGCTGATCGAGCTCTGGTACGGCAAGCCCCTGCCGAAGCCGGGCACCGTCGGCTAG
- a CDS encoding dipeptidase: protein MSQSVDSDVSGVSAVRTYIQTHRAAFLDDLAEWLRIPSVSAQPDHAQDVWRSADWLAAQLKETGFPTVEVWQTAGAPAVFAEWPSGDPQAPTVLVYGHHDVQPAAREDGWHTDPFEPVVQGNRLYARGAADDKGQVFFHTLGVRAHLAATGRTAPAVNLKLLIEGEEESGSPHFRALIEEQKERIAADAVIVSDTGMWAEDTPTVCTGMRGLADCEIELRGPDQDIHSGSFGGAVPNPATAAARLVAALHDEHARVAVPGFYEGITELTDRERELFAELPFDEERWLRTAKSHATHGEAGHTTLERIWARPTAEVNGIGGGYQGPGGKTIVPLSAFLKLSFRLVAGQDADRVEEAVRTWVGDQLPAGISHTITFGAATRPCLTPLDHPALQSVVRAMGQAFEQPIRFTREGGSGPAADLQDVLDAPVLFLGISVPSDGWHAPNEKVEIDLLLKGVETTAYLWGDLAENWHDAH, encoded by the coding sequence ATGAGCCAGTCCGTTGACAGTGACGTCAGTGGCGTCAGCGCCGTTCGTACGTACATCCAGACCCACCGTGCCGCCTTCCTCGACGATCTCGCCGAGTGGCTGCGCATCCCGTCCGTGTCGGCACAGCCCGACCATGCACAGGACGTGTGGCGCAGCGCGGACTGGCTCGCCGCGCAGCTCAAGGAGACCGGCTTCCCGACCGTCGAGGTCTGGCAGACGGCCGGGGCTCCCGCCGTCTTCGCCGAGTGGCCCTCGGGCGACCCGCAGGCCCCCACGGTCCTCGTCTACGGCCACCACGACGTGCAGCCCGCGGCCCGCGAGGACGGCTGGCACACGGACCCCTTCGAGCCCGTCGTCCAGGGAAACCGCCTCTACGCGCGCGGGGCAGCCGACGACAAGGGCCAGGTGTTCTTCCACACACTCGGCGTCCGCGCCCACCTCGCCGCCACCGGCCGCACCGCCCCCGCGGTGAACCTGAAGCTCCTGATCGAGGGCGAGGAGGAGTCGGGCTCCCCGCACTTCCGCGCGCTGATCGAGGAGCAGAAGGAGCGCATCGCGGCCGACGCGGTGATCGTCTCGGACACCGGCATGTGGGCGGAGGACACCCCCACGGTCTGCACCGGCATGCGCGGCCTCGCCGACTGCGAGATCGAGCTGCGCGGCCCCGACCAGGACATCCACTCGGGCTCCTTCGGTGGCGCCGTCCCGAACCCGGCGACCGCCGCCGCCCGCCTCGTCGCCGCGCTGCACGACGAGCACGCGCGCGTGGCCGTCCCCGGCTTCTACGAAGGCATCACCGAACTCACCGACCGCGAGCGCGAACTCTTCGCCGAGCTGCCCTTCGACGAGGAGCGCTGGCTGCGTACGGCCAAGTCCCACGCGACCCACGGAGAAGCGGGCCACACCACCCTGGAGCGCATCTGGGCCCGCCCCACCGCCGAGGTCAACGGCATCGGCGGCGGCTACCAAGGGCCCGGCGGCAAGACGATCGTTCCGTTGTCCGCCTTCCTGAAGCTCTCCTTCCGGCTCGTCGCGGGCCAGGACGCGGACCGCGTCGAAGAGGCCGTGCGGACCTGGGTCGGCGATCAGTTGCCGGCCGGAATCAGCCACACGATCACCTTCGGCGCCGCCACGCGCCCGTGCCTGACGCCGCTCGACCACCCCGCCCTGCAGTCCGTCGTACGGGCGATGGGACAGGCCTTCGAGCAGCCGATCCGCTTCACCCGAGAGGGCGGTTCGGGACCGGCGGCCGACCTCCAGGACGTGCTCGACGCCCCCGTGCTCTTCCTGGGCATCTCCGTGCCGTCCGACGGCTGGCACGCGCCGAACGAGAAGGTCGAAATCGATCTGCTCCTCAAGGGAGTCGAGACGACGGCCTACCTGTGGGGCGATCTCGCCGAGAACTGGCACGACGCACACTGA